A region of Leisingera thetidis DNA encodes the following proteins:
- a CDS encoding GntR family transcriptional regulator has product MTSSGTPPVMRRIDQPPQTLRDIVQERMREAIISGRFAPGERLVERPLCDQLGVSRTVVRETIRYLEAEGLVEILPGKGPIVAQLSWEDARQIYDIRQMLETAAATACARNMTPDLAAALRNSLQALQDAVAAGVPGPMLRATTEFYRIIFEGAGHNVAWEIAQRLNGRISRLRAVTLSTAERRKPGPAHMQEICAAIVSGNAKAAQKAIEQHLSDAKHTAERLLNEA; this is encoded by the coding sequence ATGACCAGCTCCGGAACCCCGCCTGTGATGCGCAGAATCGACCAGCCGCCGCAGACTCTGCGCGACATCGTGCAGGAGCGGATGCGCGAGGCGATCATCTCCGGCCGGTTTGCGCCCGGCGAGCGGCTGGTGGAGCGCCCCTTGTGCGACCAGCTCGGCGTCAGCCGGACGGTGGTGCGCGAGACCATCCGGTACCTGGAGGCCGAGGGTCTGGTGGAGATCCTGCCCGGCAAGGGCCCGATTGTGGCGCAGCTCAGCTGGGAGGATGCGCGGCAGATCTATGACATCCGCCAGATGCTGGAGACCGCCGCCGCCACCGCCTGCGCCCGGAACATGACGCCGGACCTCGCCGCGGCGCTGCGGAACAGCTTGCAGGCGCTGCAGGATGCGGTGGCCGCGGGCGTTCCCGGTCCCATGCTGCGGGCCACGACAGAGTTCTACCGGATCATCTTTGAAGGCGCCGGCCACAATGTCGCCTGGGAAATCGCCCAGCGTCTGAACGGGCGCATCAGCAGGCTGCGGGCCGTGACGCTGTCCACCGCAGAGCGCCGGAAACCCGGCCCTGCCCATATGCAGGAGATCTGCGCGGCCATCGTGTCAGGCAACGCCAAGGCCGCGCAAAAGGCGATCGAGCAGCATCTGAGTGACGCCAAACACACTGCCGAGCGGCTGCTGAACGAGGCGTAG
- a CDS encoding amino acid synthesis family protein, with protein MPAEIRKTLLHVEETLIEGGKPAETPLRMIAAVAVIKNPWAGQGFVEDLRPAIHDCAPGLGEKLTAMILEAAGGGGKVEGYGKSAIVGVNGEVEHASALIHTLRFGNHFREAVGAKSYLAFTNTRGPANAPLQIPLMDKNDGGRRSHYLTIQLSVADAPGPDEIVIALGASIGGRPHHRIGDRYQDLKELGHDADNPAAV; from the coding sequence ATGCCCGCCGAAATCCGCAAGACGCTGCTGCATGTCGAAGAAACCCTGATCGAGGGTGGCAAACCGGCGGAAACGCCGCTGAGGATGATTGCCGCGGTGGCGGTGATCAAAAACCCCTGGGCCGGGCAGGGTTTTGTCGAGGACCTGCGCCCGGCGATCCATGACTGCGCCCCGGGCCTGGGGGAGAAGCTGACGGCGATGATCCTGGAGGCCGCCGGCGGCGGCGGCAAGGTCGAGGGCTACGGCAAATCCGCCATCGTCGGCGTGAACGGCGAGGTCGAGCATGCCTCTGCCCTGATCCACACCCTGCGCTTCGGCAACCACTTCCGCGAGGCGGTGGGGGCAAAATCCTACCTGGCCTTCACCAACACCCGCGGCCCGGCCAATGCGCCCTTGCAGATCCCGCTGATGGACAAGAACGACGGCGGGCGGCGCAGCCATTACCTGACCATCCAGCTGTCGGTGGCGGATGCACCGGGGCCGGATGAGATCGTGATCGCGCTTGGCGCCTCGATCGGCGGGCGGCCGCATCACCGGATCGGCGACCGCTATCAGGACCTGAAGGAACTGGGCCATGACGCCGACAACCCTGCCGCTGTCTGA